A genomic region of Anaerolineales bacterium contains the following coding sequences:
- a CDS encoding glutaredoxin family protein: protein MPTIVIYGAQDCDDTQRTRNYLTVHNIPFDEVDIAQDAQAEQFVIFINRGYRSTPTLVIGEGQRKLILTEPSDEQLAAELA from the coding sequence ATGCCTACGATTGTGATCTACGGTGCGCAGGATTGTGACGACACCCAGCGCACACGCAACTACCTGACCGTTCACAACATCCCTTTTGACGAAGTGGATATTGCTCAGGATGCGCAGGCCGAGCAATTTGTGATCTTTATCAATCGCGGCTATCGCAGCACGCCCACTTTAGTGATCGGCGAGGGCCAGCGCAAGCTGATCCTCACCGAGCCCAGCGATGAACAGCTAGCCGCCGAGTTGGCCTAA
- a CDS encoding DMT family protein, producing the protein MTFAWYGHLKFTEVPIWKVILVSWGIAFFEYCLMVPANRFGYGQFNAVQLKTIQEIITLTVFSLFSVYYLKEELRWNYLVGFVLIVAAAYFVFKKW; encoded by the coding sequence ATGACCTTTGCCTGGTATGGCCACCTGAAATTCACTGAGGTGCCGATTTGGAAGGTGATCCTGGTGAGCTGGGGCATTGCCTTTTTTGAATACTGCCTGATGGTGCCGGCCAATCGCTTCGGATATGGTCAATTCAATGCCGTGCAACTCAAAACCATCCAAGAGATCATTACCCTGACGGTATTTTCGCTATTCTCGGTTTACTACCTCAAGGAAGAGCTGCGCTGGAACTATCTCGTGGGCTTTGTTCTGATCGTGGCTGCGGCGTACTTCGTTTTCAAGAAGTGGTGA
- a CDS encoding alcohol dehydrogenase catalytic domain-containing protein gives MKAVQFNFTIPRYALGLAVAKLAPSLLWSGLSCTSMQEVAEPSFPTAEWVRIRTRLGGICGTDLGTIYLHTSPYFSPYSDFPFTFGHENVGTVSEVGSQVKGIQPGERVIVEPTLWCAPRGYAKDEWCEFCAKGEINRCQRRSGGKLAPGMFIGSSKDTGGSWSEAFIAHQSQVYRVPDNVSDENALMVEPFSCGLHTVLIDMPSDDETILILGAGTMGLVTLAALRALGNQARILVSARYPHQAEAARKLGASEVLSGRDLYTQIAERTGATLLKPTIGKLVMEGGVDRVYECTGNDNSLDDANRFTKRGGTVVLVGLPGQAKGIDWSAIFTQELRVLAATEYSHADTYKGKTWKTYDLALDLMEKGKVDLGWMVSRRYALGDYKQALADLAQKGSQGIIKAVFEFPSAS, from the coding sequence ATGAAAGCCGTCCAATTCAACTTCACGATCCCCCGCTACGCCCTTGGCTTGGCTGTGGCCAAACTGGCGCCTTCGCTACTGTGGAGCGGCCTGTCCTGCACCAGCATGCAAGAGGTGGCTGAACCCAGCTTCCCGACTGCCGAGTGGGTGCGCATCCGCACCCGCTTGGGTGGCATCTGCGGTACGGATCTGGGCACGATCTATTTGCATACCAGCCCCTACTTCTCGCCCTATAGTGATTTCCCCTTCACGTTTGGCCATGAGAATGTGGGCACAGTTTCCGAGGTAGGCAGCCAGGTCAAAGGGATCCAGCCGGGCGAACGTGTCATCGTTGAGCCCACTTTATGGTGCGCCCCGCGCGGCTACGCCAAAGACGAGTGGTGCGAATTTTGCGCCAAGGGCGAGATCAACCGCTGCCAACGCCGCAGCGGTGGCAAGCTGGCCCCGGGGATGTTCATTGGCTCCTCCAAAGACACCGGCGGTAGCTGGTCCGAAGCGTTTATTGCCCACCAGAGCCAGGTCTACCGCGTGCCTGATAACGTCAGCGATGAGAATGCCCTGATGGTAGAGCCGTTCTCTTGCGGTTTGCACACCGTGCTGATCGATATGCCCAGCGATGACGAAACCATCCTGATCCTCGGCGCCGGCACGATGGGCCTGGTGACGCTGGCCGCCTTACGTGCCTTGGGCAACCAGGCGCGCATTCTGGTTTCGGCGCGCTATCCCCACCAGGCCGAAGCGGCCCGCAAGCTAGGCGCCAGCGAAGTGCTCAGCGGGCGCGATCTGTATACCCAGATTGCCGAGCGCACCGGCGCCACGCTGCTCAAACCCACCATCGGGAAACTGGTGATGGAAGGCGGGGTAGACCGCGTCTACGAGTGCACTGGCAACGACAATTCACTGGATGATGCCAACCGCTTCACCAAGCGCGGTGGCACGGTGGTGTTGGTGGGCCTGCCTGGCCAGGCCAAAGGGATTGACTGGTCCGCCATCTTCACTCAGGAGTTGCGCGTACTGGCCGCCACCGAATACAGCCATGCGGACACCTACAAGGGCAAGACCTGGAAGACGTATGATCTGGCCCTTGATCTGATGGAAAAGGGCAAAGTAGACCTGGGGTGGATGGTGAGCCGCCGCTATGCCCTTGGCGACTACAAACAAGCCCTGGCCGATCTGGCCCAAAAGGGATCGCAAGGCATCATCAAAGCCGTTTTCGAATTTCCCAGCGCAAGCTGA